A genome region from Methylohalobius crimeensis 10Ki includes the following:
- a CDS encoding 5-bromo-4-chloroindolyl phosphate hydrolysis family protein — protein MNQLPDFSGFKLPRFGISKRSVADTLQRYSPRGLLLYFLPVALIPATVIALAKGDVTAVIVNASGFAGYMLAAWCVRRGLKAEALYDRRRIARPPRWPLKLTAALIAATATGMIVWLGAGRPPLVASLFAGGALLGMYLSYGFDPRRPKQIVGAHGYSGDEILQTLEESGRIIRNIEQANDRIRNPELNRRIERICTVADDILAEIEADPRDIRRARKFLTVYLDGARQVTEGYARTHEHTQSGELEQNFRNVLISIESVFREQKQKLLEDDVFDLDVQIEVLNTQLKREGIL, from the coding sequence TTGAATCAATTGCCCGATTTCAGCGGATTCAAGCTTCCCCGCTTCGGGATTTCCAAGCGATCCGTTGCCGATACCCTGCAACGCTACTCTCCCCGCGGTTTGCTGCTGTATTTTCTGCCGGTGGCCTTGATTCCGGCGACGGTCATCGCTCTGGCGAAAGGTGACGTGACGGCGGTGATCGTCAACGCCTCGGGCTTTGCCGGCTATATGCTGGCGGCTTGGTGTGTCCGCCGAGGACTGAAGGCGGAAGCGCTCTACGACCGGCGTCGCATCGCCCGTCCCCCCCGCTGGCCGTTGAAACTGACGGCGGCGCTGATTGCCGCCACCGCCACCGGCATGATCGTCTGGCTCGGCGCCGGGCGGCCTCCCCTGGTGGCGTCCCTGTTCGCCGGCGGCGCGTTGCTGGGTATGTATTTGAGCTATGGCTTCGATCCGCGGCGTCCGAAACAGATCGTCGGCGCCCATGGCTATTCCGGCGATGAGATTTTACAGACCCTGGAGGAATCGGGCCGCATCATCCGAAACATCGAGCAGGCCAACGATCGAATCCGAAACCCCGAATTGAATCGGCGCATCGAGCGGATTTGCACCGTCGCCGACGACATCCTGGCGGAAATTGAAGCCGATCCCCGCGATATCCGCCGGGCGCGCAAATTTCTCACCGTCTATCTGGACGGCGCCCGGCAGGTGACCGAAGGCTACGCCCGGACCCACGAGCACACCCAGTCGGGCGAATTGGAGCAAAATTTTCGCAACGTGCTGATCAGCATCGAATCGGTGTTTCGGGAACAAAAGCAGAAATTGCTGGAAGACGACGTATTCGATTTGGATGTGCAAATCGAAGTGTTGAATACCCAACTCAAACGTGAAGGCATCCTTTGA
- a CDS encoding MEDS domain-containing protein: MSCHSSGFSERGHPAGMHICYLYNHENERRHTIAQFIQSGLLAGEKIGYLADIPQTIKMDTYLSRLGMTPPDNLKPEQWVLAQTETTYCPDGTFQPERMIDHWRSFYIQAQQESFAGVRVTGETNWLGKKLPGIERWIEYEAMLNDLVDELPFQRILCQYDVNKMDGAMLFEVLSVHPMMIVAGQIVHNPYFQQSKTS; encoded by the coding sequence ATGAGCTGTCATTCATCGGGTTTCTCCGAGCGCGGACATCCGGCAGGGATGCACATCTGCTATTTGTATAATCATGAAAATGAGCGGCGGCATACCATTGCGCAATTTATCCAAAGCGGACTGCTGGCCGGAGAGAAGATAGGCTACCTCGCGGATATTCCCCAGACGATTAAAATGGACACGTATCTCTCTCGACTCGGAATGACGCCTCCCGACAATCTTAAACCGGAACAATGGGTCCTGGCCCAGACGGAGACAACCTATTGCCCGGATGGCACCTTCCAGCCGGAGCGCATGATTGATCATTGGCGATCTTTCTATATCCAGGCGCAACAGGAAAGCTTTGCCGGAGTCCGCGTGACCGGAGAAACCAACTGGCTAGGCAAAAAATTGCCCGGCATCGAGCGCTGGATTGAATACGAAGCGATGCTCAACGATCTGGTGGACGAACTGCCCTTCCAGAGAATCCTTTGCCAATACGACGTGAACAAAATGGACGGCGCCATGCTTTTCGAGGTACTGAGTGTTCATCCGATGATGATCGTAGCCGGCCAAATCGTGCATAATCCCTACTTTCAACAGTCTAAAACATCGTAA
- a CDS encoding hybrid sensor histidine kinase/response regulator, whose amino-acid sequence MTAARCKAEVLGKLFVIPGTLCVLPDQESIVDFAANAINRTVPGLATVYFCLDCTVSPNASRPIPDYAGRATLSNNSTHGNQPDALDQADMRHLPLRTASKLYGFMAYSVHNLEAFLPYEPYLANLANIVATELERRSLEQTRQIVQEQLHQVLQELESEVQDRTAELARRNAELEQEIQSRNSLEQALRLSEERYRSLAIATTQIVWTTDSKGEIVEDIPSWRLFTGQKEGEIKGDGWLHAVHPEDRGSVLANWRQAVATGSILETEYRLHRHDGEYRHVAARGVPVLEADGTIREWIGTCTDITERKLAEEARRKSHEELELHVRKRTSELARTNEALCGEIAERKRMEQALRENDRHKDEFLAMLAHELRNPLAPIRHALQVLKKHDPKDPALEWGHSLIDRQVTHLARLLDDLLDVARIIQDKIRLKIERCDLSEIIARAVEDTLPLIEARRHRFVLSVPDEPHWLKGDATRLEQVVTNLLNNAAKYTEEGGKITLSVRRAGNDAVIRVEDTGIGIAPDLLARVFDLFAQADRSLAHAQGGLGLGLTLVRRLVEKHNGTVTAESAGIGQGSAFTVRLPLLPADRPADESLPAPGPDSPASPASKLRVLVVDDYADAAESLAMLLRIEGYEVKTAQSGIQAIELARVFRPRIIVLDIGLPDLDGYEVSNRLRKLPETREATLIALTGYGRTEDRIRSQDAGFDHHLLKPVDFETLSELLSRT is encoded by the coding sequence ATGACGGCTGCTCGATGTAAAGCCGAGGTTCTCGGCAAATTATTCGTGATTCCGGGGACCCTGTGCGTACTTCCCGACCAGGAATCCATTGTGGATTTCGCCGCCAACGCAATCAACCGGACCGTGCCCGGCCTTGCTACGGTCTATTTCTGTCTCGATTGCACCGTCAGCCCAAACGCTTCCCGGCCTATCCCCGATTATGCCGGCCGCGCCACCCTGTCGAACAATTCGACCCACGGCAACCAACCGGATGCGCTGGATCAAGCCGACATGCGTCATCTGCCGCTGCGCACCGCCTCGAAGCTATACGGCTTCATGGCGTACTCGGTCCATAACCTTGAGGCGTTTTTGCCTTACGAGCCTTATCTCGCGAACCTTGCCAATATCGTGGCAACGGAACTGGAAAGGCGTTCGTTGGAGCAGACGAGGCAAATCGTCCAGGAACAGCTTCATCAAGTATTGCAGGAACTCGAATCGGAGGTCCAGGACCGCACGGCCGAGCTGGCCCGGCGCAATGCCGAGCTCGAGCAAGAAATCCAATCTCGCAATAGCTTGGAACAAGCGCTGAGACTCAGCGAGGAGCGCTACCGATCTTTGGCCATTGCCACGACTCAAATCGTATGGACCACCGACTCGAAAGGCGAAATCGTCGAGGACATCCCCAGTTGGCGCCTATTCACGGGGCAAAAAGAAGGGGAAATTAAAGGCGATGGCTGGCTCCATGCCGTGCATCCGGAAGACCGCGGAAGCGTCCTGGCAAATTGGCGGCAAGCCGTGGCGACCGGCTCGATCTTGGAAACGGAATATCGCCTGCATCGGCACGATGGGGAATATCGGCATGTCGCCGCTCGCGGCGTGCCGGTATTAGAAGCCGATGGAACGATCCGGGAATGGATAGGCACCTGCACCGACATCACCGAACGCAAGCTGGCGGAAGAAGCGCGCCGGAAATCCCATGAAGAGCTGGAACTTCACGTACGGAAGCGGACTTCGGAACTGGCCCGCACGAACGAAGCGCTGTGCGGCGAAATTGCCGAAAGAAAGCGTATGGAACAAGCATTACGCGAAAACGATCGCCACAAGGACGAGTTTCTGGCCATGCTCGCTCACGAACTGCGCAACCCGCTCGCCCCCATCCGCCATGCGCTGCAAGTATTAAAAAAACATGACCCAAAAGACCCTGCGCTGGAATGGGGACATAGCTTAATCGACCGGCAAGTCACGCATCTCGCGCGGCTGCTCGACGACCTGCTCGACGTGGCGCGCATCATCCAGGACAAGATCCGCTTAAAAATAGAACGTTGCGATTTGTCCGAGATCATCGCACGCGCCGTCGAAGACACCTTGCCCTTGATCGAGGCTCGAAGGCATCGCTTCGTTCTTTCCGTGCCGGACGAACCGCATTGGCTGAAAGGCGATGCGACGCGGCTGGAACAGGTCGTGACCAATCTGCTGAACAATGCCGCCAAATATACCGAGGAAGGCGGCAAAATCACACTCAGCGTCAGAAGGGCCGGCAACGACGCGGTGATACGCGTTGAAGACACCGGTATCGGCATCGCCCCGGACCTGCTGGCCCGGGTCTTCGATCTTTTCGCCCAGGCCGACCGTTCTTTGGCTCATGCCCAAGGAGGACTGGGACTCGGCCTGACGCTGGTCCGTCGACTGGTCGAGAAACACAACGGCACGGTCACGGCCGAAAGCGCAGGCATCGGCCAAGGCAGTGCATTTACGGTACGGCTGCCGCTCTTGCCGGCTGATCGCCCCGCCGACGAATCCCTCCCCGCGCCCGGACCGGACTCTCCGGCTTCGCCGGCCTCCAAGCTTCGCGTCCTGGTCGTGGACGACTACGCCGACGCCGCTGAAAGCCTGGCGATGCTGTTGCGAATAGAAGGATATGAAGTCAAAACAGCCCAAAGCGGCATACAAGCGATCGAACTGGCTCGAGTTTTTCGACCCCGGATCATAGTGCTCGACATCGGCCTTCCCGATCTGGACGGTTATGAGGTCTCCAATCGGTTGCGCAAACTGCCGGAAACGCGGGAGGCGACGTTGATCGCCTTGACCGGTTACGGGCGCACCGAAGACCGAATCCGCTCACAGGACGCCGGATTCGACCATCACTTGCTCAAACCGGTTGACTTCGAAACGTTATCGGAGTTGCTGTCCCGGACTTAA
- a CDS encoding peroxiredoxin encodes MIHQVPEVTFKTRIRDESIGGDNPFRWQDVTPSDIFKGKNVVLFSLPGAFTPVCSSNHLPGYEAKYDALKAKGIDEIYCLSVNDAFTMFQWSKHLAVEKVKMLPDGNGDFTRLMGMLVRKQNLGFGLRSWRYSMHVVDSEIKQMFIEPGLMDNCPEDPFEVSDADTMLNYLSQ; translated from the coding sequence ATGATTCACCAAGTACCCGAAGTAACTTTCAAGACCCGGATTCGTGACGAATCCATCGGTGGCGACAACCCTTTCCGGTGGCAAGACGTTACCCCTAGTGACATCTTCAAGGGAAAAAACGTGGTCCTGTTTAGTTTGCCCGGCGCCTTCACGCCCGTTTGCTCTAGCAACCATCTCCCCGGTTATGAGGCAAAATATGACGCGCTGAAAGCTAAGGGTATCGACGAAATTTATTGCCTCAGTGTCAACGATGCTTTCACCATGTTTCAGTGGTCGAAACATTTAGCAGTCGAAAAAGTAAAAATGCTCCCTGACGGCAACGGTGATTTCACCCGATTAATGGGAATGCTGGTCAGGAAGCAAAATCTTGGATTTGGCCTTCGTTCGTGGCGCTATTCCATGCATGTGGTCGACAGCGAAATCAAGCAAATGTTTATTGAACCCGGTCTGATGGACAACTGCCCGGAAGATCCTTTTGAAGTCAGCGATGCTGACACCATGCTGAATTATCTCAGCCAATAA
- a CDS encoding toxic anion resistance protein codes for MSEQRTDPTKPETSDIPGSQVFKEIVPGVEKEVLPFDQAPDERRDNIRQLMNEIDMHDTHSIIFFGSKAQEQLTTISDRMLDGVKNKDVGPAGEDLNEMVATIRGFDVDELDPNKKPGFFDRLLGKAKPVVKFLQKYEAVRKQIDGIIDKLEQHKTQLLTDITSLDRLYQANLEYFHTLEDYIAAGEEKLKKLDETIIPELAEKAETSAEVVEAQNLRDLRAARDDLERRVYDLRLTRQVSMQSLPGIRLVQENDKGLVNKINSTIVNTVPLWRQQLATAVTIYRSSQAAETVKAATDLTNELLAANAENLKQANAETRKQLERGVFDIETIKKANETLIATIEESLQIADQGKKMRSEAMVQLQACETELRKTLASAHARASG; via the coding sequence ATGAGCGAACAGCGGACAGATCCGACGAAACCGGAAACCAGTGACATTCCGGGGAGCCAAGTATTCAAGGAAATCGTGCCGGGGGTGGAAAAGGAGGTCCTGCCTTTCGACCAAGCCCCGGACGAGCGGCGGGACAATATTCGACAGTTGATGAATGAAATCGACATGCACGACACGCATTCGATCATCTTCTTCGGCAGCAAGGCCCAAGAGCAATTGACCACCATTTCCGACCGGATGCTGGACGGGGTCAAAAACAAGGATGTGGGGCCGGCCGGCGAAGATCTCAACGAAATGGTGGCGACGATTCGAGGATTCGACGTGGACGAACTGGACCCCAATAAGAAACCAGGTTTTTTCGATCGTTTGCTGGGCAAGGCCAAGCCGGTGGTCAAGTTTCTGCAGAAATACGAAGCGGTGCGCAAGCAGATCGACGGGATCATCGACAAGCTGGAACAGCATAAAACCCAACTGCTGACCGATATCACCTCGCTGGATCGGCTTTATCAGGCCAATCTGGAATATTTTCACACCCTGGAGGATTATATCGCCGCCGGCGAAGAGAAACTGAAGAAATTGGACGAGACGATCATTCCGGAACTGGCAGAAAAGGCCGAAACCAGTGCCGAGGTCGTTGAAGCGCAAAACTTGCGCGATCTGCGCGCCGCCCGAGACGATCTGGAGCGCCGGGTTTATGATCTGCGGCTGACTCGGCAAGTTTCCATGCAAAGCCTGCCCGGGATTCGCCTGGTGCAGGAAAACGACAAGGGGCTGGTCAACAAAATCAACTCCACCATCGTCAATACGGTGCCTCTGTGGCGCCAGCAGTTGGCCACGGCGGTGACCATTTACCGCTCTTCCCAGGCGGCGGAAACGGTGAAAGCCGCCACCGATCTGACCAACGAGCTGTTGGCCGCCAACGCCGAGAACCTGAAGCAGGCCAATGCCGAAACCCGCAAGCAGTTGGAGCGCGGCGTCTTCGATATCGAAACCATCAAGAAAGCCAATGAGACGTTGATCGCGACCATCGAAGAAAGTCTTCAGATCGCCGATCAGGGCAAGAAAATGCGCAGCGAGGCGATGGTCCAACTGCAGGCATGTGAAACCGAACTGCGCAAAACCCTGGCCTCGGCTCATGCTCGGGCAAGCGGTTAA
- a CDS encoding IS701 family transposase — protein sequence MGGLPPDVLSIIKVFAPLFSKRVWQRAQVLLIGAILTPGRRTVAAVLRVMGLGEAPHFKNYHRVLSRARWSGPAGSRLLLGLLIQAFAWQGPLVMGLDDTIERRWGRQIGARGIYRDPVRSSRGHFVKASGLRWLSLMLLVPIPWAHRVWALPFLTSLCPSERYYRRYRRAHRSLTERARQLLRMVRRWLPTRSIVVVADQSFAALDLLAAVTGDRFSVVTRLRLDAALYEPAPPPRPGRSGRPRKKGKRLPTLAQVAADPATRWQRLTVARWYGESDRPVEIASGTAVWYHAGKPPVPLRWVLIRDPLQRFQAQALLCTDPKAAPTEIVQWFIRRWQVEVTFEETRAHLGLETQRQRSRRAIARTTPILLGLFSLVTLMADRLVANQAMPVRTAAWYRKTHPTFIDALALVRRHLWSAHLFSRSPPATDVEKNPNPLLTRCIEIMCYAA from the coding sequence ATGGGCGGATTACCTCCCGACGTCTTGTCGATTATAAAGGTGTTTGCACCGCTGTTCAGCAAAAGGGTATGGCAACGGGCGCAAGTGTTACTGATAGGTGCGATCCTCACGCCTGGTCGACGTACGGTGGCGGCAGTGCTTCGGGTGATGGGGCTCGGCGAGGCACCTCATTTCAAGAATTACCATCGGGTGCTCAGCCGGGCGCGGTGGTCTGGGCCGGCCGGCAGTCGCCTGTTGTTGGGGCTGTTAATCCAGGCGTTTGCCTGGCAAGGACCTTTGGTGATGGGATTGGATGACACGATTGAGCGACGGTGGGGCCGCCAGATTGGTGCTCGGGGGATTTACCGGGACCCGGTCCGCTCCAGTCGAGGGCATTTTGTGAAAGCCAGCGGCCTGCGTTGGTTGAGCCTGATGCTGTTGGTGCCGATCCCTTGGGCCCATCGGGTTTGGGCGCTTCCTTTTCTGACCTCGCTATGCCCCTCGGAGCGCTACTATCGGCGCTATCGGCGTGCGCATCGATCCTTGACCGAGCGGGCCCGGCAGCTCTTGCGGATGGTCCGGCGCTGGTTGCCCACCCGCTCGATCGTGGTGGTCGCCGATCAGAGCTTTGCGGCCTTGGATCTATTGGCGGCTGTGACCGGGGACCGGTTCAGTGTCGTGACCCGGCTGCGGTTGGATGCGGCGTTGTACGAACCGGCCCCGCCGCCGCGACCGGGCCGCTCTGGTCGACCGCGCAAAAAAGGGAAACGGCTCCCCACGCTGGCGCAAGTGGCCGCCGACCCGGCGACCCGTTGGCAACGCTTGACCGTTGCGCGGTGGTATGGCGAATCCGACCGCCCGGTGGAAATCGCCTCGGGCACGGCGGTGTGGTACCACGCGGGCAAACCGCCCGTACCGCTCCGTTGGGTGCTGATCCGCGATCCGCTCCAGCGCTTCCAGGCCCAAGCGCTGTTGTGCACGGATCCGAAGGCCGCGCCGACAGAGATCGTCCAGTGGTTTATCCGCCGTTGGCAGGTCGAGGTCACCTTCGAAGAAACCCGTGCCCACTTGGGACTGGAAACGCAGCGCCAAAGGTCAAGGCGGGCGATCGCCCGGACCACGCCCATCCTGCTCGGCTTGTTCTCCCTGGTCACCCTCATGGCCGATCGGCTGGTCGCCAACCAGGCGATGCCGGTGCGTACCGCTGCCTGGTATCGCAAAACTCACCCGACCTTTATCGATGCGTTGGCCTTGGTACGCCGTCACCTGTGGAGTGCACACCTTTTTTCCAGGTCGCCGCCAGCCACCGACGTGGAAAAAAATCCCAACCCATTACTGACCCGCTGTATCGAGATAATGTGCTATGCCGCATAA
- a CDS encoding SulP family inorganic anion transporter, producing the protein MLLLSKKQDWIGNIRGDVLAGTVVALALIPEAIAFSIIAGVDPKVGLYASFCIAVITAFVGGRPGMISAATGAMALLMVTLVKEHGLSYLLAATLLTGVLQIVAGYLKLGNLMSFVSRSVVTGFVNALAILIFMAQVPELTDVSWHVYAVTAGGLAIIYLFPYLPVIGKSLPSPLVCILAMTAVSAYLELDIRTVGDMGELPDTLPVFLWPQVPLSWETLRIIFPYSAALAVVGILESLMTATIIDDLTDTGSDKNRECKGQGVANIGAGLLGGMAGCAMIGQSVINIKSGGRGRLSTLMAGVFLLILVVFLGRWLSYIPMAALVAVMIMVSIGTFSWSSIRDLKKHPLSTNVVMVTTVIVVVWTHNLALGVFVGVLLASLFFANKISHFMYVDSEFDEAVNARTYQVVGQVFFNSATKFTASFDFKEAVEKVVIDLHRAHFWDITAVSALDKVVIKFRREGADVELIGMNEATATIIDRFGVHDKPEEIEKIMGGH; encoded by the coding sequence ATGCTCCTTTTATCGAAAAAACAAGATTGGATCGGAAACATTCGCGGCGACGTGCTCGCCGGCACCGTCGTCGCCCTGGCGCTGATTCCCGAAGCGATCGCCTTTTCCATCATCGCCGGCGTCGATCCCAAGGTCGGGCTCTACGCATCGTTCTGCATCGCGGTCATAACCGCCTTCGTGGGCGGCCGGCCCGGCATGATCTCCGCCGCCACCGGGGCGATGGCACTGCTCATGGTGACCCTGGTCAAGGAGCACGGACTGTCCTACCTTCTGGCGGCCACCCTGCTGACGGGCGTTTTGCAAATCGTCGCCGGCTATTTGAAGCTCGGCAATCTGATGAGTTTCGTCTCGCGCTCGGTGGTGACCGGTTTCGTCAATGCCTTGGCGATCCTGATTTTCATGGCTCAAGTGCCCGAATTGACCGACGTCTCCTGGCACGTCTATGCCGTCACCGCGGGCGGGTTGGCGATCATTTATCTTTTTCCCTACCTGCCCGTGATCGGGAAAAGCTTGCCTTCGCCTTTGGTCTGCATCCTCGCCATGACCGCCGTTTCGGCCTATTTGGAACTGGATATCCGCACCGTCGGCGACATGGGGGAGTTGCCCGACACCTTGCCGGTCTTTCTTTGGCCGCAGGTGCCGTTGTCTTGGGAAACCCTGCGGATCATCTTTCCCTATTCGGCGGCGCTGGCGGTGGTGGGCATCCTGGAGTCACTCATGACCGCCACCATCATCGACGATCTGACCGATACCGGCAGCGACAAAAACCGCGAATGCAAGGGCCAGGGGGTGGCCAATATCGGTGCGGGACTCCTCGGCGGCATGGCCGGCTGCGCGATGATCGGCCAGTCGGTGATCAATATCAAATCGGGCGGGCGCGGGCGCCTTTCCACCCTGATGGCCGGGGTGTTTCTGCTGATTCTGGTGGTGTTTCTGGGGCGATGGCTGTCGTATATTCCCATGGCGGCCCTGGTGGCGGTGATGATCATGGTCTCCATCGGTACCTTCAGCTGGAGCTCGATTCGCGATCTAAAAAAACATCCCTTGTCCACCAACGTGGTGATGGTGACCACCGTCATCGTCGTGGTCTGGACCCACAATCTGGCATTGGGGGTGTTCGTCGGCGTGTTGCTGGCGTCGCTGTTTTTCGCCAACAAAATCAGTCACTTCATGTACGTGGATTCGGAATTCGACGAGGCCGTCAACGCGAGAACCTATCAGGTGGTGGGTCAGGTCTTCTTCAATTCGGCGACCAAATTCACCGCTTCCTTCGACTTCAAGGAGGCGGTGGAGAAGGTGGTCATCGATTTACACCGGGCGCACTTCTGGGATATAACCGCGGTCAGTGCGCTGGATAAGGTGGTCATCAAATTCCGGCGGGAAGGGGCCGACGTGGAGCTGATCGGGATGAACGAAGCGACGGCCACCATCATCGACCGATTCGGCGTGCACGATAAACCGGAGGAAATCGAAAAGATCATGGGGGGACACTGA
- a CDS encoding universal stress protein, whose protein sequence is MQCTETVVLACIDGSAFTPAVCDYAAWIAQRVEVPLKLLHNLERRDTADRADLSGAIGLGSQEYLLEELTEVEQQRSKLMLQKGKLMLEAARERVVKAGVADPIVSQRHGSLTESLIELEDQIRVLVLGVRGEAHENRPGQLGAQLETIIRSLHRPILVVNAPFTAPQRIMLAYDGSDAAEKAVDMVATSPLYKGLTCHLVCVNKDERTADALLESASNKIARAGGIELITQKLRGKPDQELCDYQATHDIDLTVMGAFSHTRFRELLLGSFTAKMLLHMKKPLLLLR, encoded by the coding sequence ATGCAATGCACCGAAACGGTCGTCCTGGCCTGTATCGACGGGTCGGCTTTCACGCCGGCGGTTTGCGATTACGCGGCCTGGATCGCGCAGCGGGTGGAGGTGCCGCTCAAGCTGCTGCACAACCTGGAGCGGCGCGACACCGCCGATCGGGCGGATTTATCCGGGGCGATTGGTTTGGGCAGCCAGGAGTACCTGTTGGAAGAGTTGACGGAGGTGGAACAGCAGCGCAGCAAGCTGATGCTCCAGAAGGGCAAGCTGATGCTGGAAGCGGCTCGGGAGCGGGTGGTGAAGGCGGGCGTGGCGGACCCCATCGTCAGTCAGCGCCACGGCAGTCTGACCGAATCGCTGATCGAGTTGGAGGATCAGATTCGCGTTTTGGTCCTGGGCGTTCGCGGCGAGGCGCACGAAAACCGGCCGGGCCAATTGGGCGCGCAGCTGGAAACCATCATTCGCTCCCTGCATCGGCCGATCTTGGTGGTCAACGCCCCCTTCACGGCGCCGCAGCGCATCATGCTGGCCTACGATGGCAGCGATGCGGCCGAAAAGGCCGTCGATATGGTCGCCACCAGCCCGCTTTACAAAGGGCTCACCTGCCATTTGGTCTGCGTCAACAAGGACGAAAGGACGGCGGACGCGCTGCTCGAGTCGGCCTCGAACAAGATCGCCCGGGCCGGCGGGATCGAGTTGATTACCCAAAAGTTGCGCGGCAAACCCGATCAAGAGTTGTGTGACTATCAGGCCACCCACGACATCGATCTCACCGTCATGGGAGCTTTCAGCCATACCCGATTTCGCGAATTGCTGCTCGGCAGCTTCACCGCCAAAATGTTGCTGCATATGAAAAAGCCGCTGTTGCTGCTCCGATAG